TTCAGAAGTTCATCTCACCCGTTGACGGCGACCGCTGTACCATGGACCCCACCTGCTCGCACTTTGCACTTCAATCCATCGAAAAACACGGGGCCTTGCTCGGCTTCATGATGACGGCGGACCGGATCGTCCATGAATATGAAGAACATCGCTTCGTCCGTGCCCGGTGGGACGGCAAGTCCTATCGTTTTCCGGATCCCGTCAAGAATAACGACTTCTGGTTTCCCTCTTCCGCTGCCGCATCCCCCGGGCGGACCAAGAGGAGCAAACAACCATGACAAAGACGCGCAAACGGTTCTTCTGCATCCTTCTGGCCGGATTTCTTCTGCGGCTCCCCTTCATGCCGTTGTCTGCATACGCCTCGACTCCGGGAGAGGCGGACCGCCTCTTCACTTTTGCCGAAAAACTCGCGGATCAGCAAGACTATTATCGGGCCATCACGGAGTACAAACGATTTCTCTCCTACTTCCCCGACGACGCACGAGTTCCCCTCTGCCGGTTCGGAATCGCCCATGCCTACCGTATGGGAGGGAAGACCGACCAAGCCGTCCGGGAGCTTGCAACCCTGGAGAAAGATTACGCCGGAAGCGATACGGCAGAGGAGGCAGCCTTCGAGATCGGCCGTACCTACTTTTCAGCCCGCCGCTTTGAGGAGGCTGAACCAGCCGACGAAGCCTTTCTCCGTCGTTATCCCAACTCCCGGCATCATGACGAGGCACAGGCCCGCCTCGGCTGGTCCCTGCTCTACCTTGCGAAATACAAAGCCGCCGCCCGGGCCTTTTCCTCCGTCAACGAAAAGAGCCCCTACGGCCCCTTCGCCGCCGCCCTTGCGGAGGAGCTCTCCGCCGGAGTCCGGATCCCCCGAAAGTCACCGGTTACCGCCGGGGTCCTGTCGGCAGTTCTTCCCGGGGCCGGACAATTTTATACCCGACGTCCCACGGAAGGAATCAGCTCTTTCCTGCTCAACGGCTCCTTCATCTGGGCCACCGTCGAACTTTTTAATCGCGGAAGCGAGGTTGCCGGAGTCCTTCTCGGTTTTTTTGAAACCGGCTGGTACAGTGGGGGAATCTTCGGTGCGGTAAACGATGCACACAAGTTCAACCGAAAGGCACGAAAGGATTTTATCGAGGAATTGCAGAACCGCTACCCCCTCCCGGCAGGGCAATAAAAAAGGGGCCATAAGGTCCCCTCTTTAACAGGTACGGGTTTTCCTGTATGATGATCCTTTATGCGGTGGCCCGCACAATCGTCGGCATCGGCACGGGGGTCTCTTGCGCGGCCGGCACGGCGGAATAGAGTTCGTCGGTACGAGTCACATACTTCCACTTCCCGGGACTCTCCAGCAGATGATGGACCAGGGAAGCATGGGTGGCATGGCCCGATTTGAAGGTCTGCACATGGCCGAGGATCGGACATCCGGCCAGGCTCAGATCGCCGATTGCATCGAGGATCTTGTGCCGGACAAACTCATCCGGGTAGCGCAACCCTTCGGAATTCAAAACCCGGTAATCGCTGATCACGATGGCGTTATCCAGGGACCCCCCCAGGGCAAACCCCTGAGACTGGAGATATTCCACCTCCCGAAGGAACCCGAAAGTACGTGCCCGGGCGATTTCCCGGACAAAATCATCTTCGTTTGCCCGATAATGGTACCGCTGATTTTTCAGCATGGGGTGGTCAAAATCGATTTCGCAGGTAATTTCCAAACTCTCCGATGGATAAAGAGCAGCAAATCGATCGCCGTCTTTCACTTCGATCGGTTCCAGGATCTTGATAAAACGCTGCAGTTTGCTCTGCCGCCGGATCCCGGCCGAGGTCAAAAGAAAGATATAGGATGCGGCACTTCCATCCATGATGGGGACTTCCGGAACATCGAGTTCGATCACAGCGTTCCCGATCCCCAGTCCGGCGAGGGCCGCCAGAAGATGTTCCGACGTTTTGATCAGAGCCTGCCCCTTGCCGAGGGTCGTGTTGAGGCTGGTATCAACAATGTGTCCGGCATCCGCCGGAATCTCAAAACCATCATCAAGATCGACCCGCCGGAAGAGGATGCCCGTATCCTCCGGCGCCGGCAGGATCTTCATATTCACCTTCAACCCCGTGTGCAGGCCGATCCCGGCACAGGAAATGGGCGAAGCGATTGTTCTTTGATATCTCACGGTCTTGCCTCCTGGAGAGTATGCGTATAGAGATTGGAAGCTTGTACATGCAACCAGCATGCCAAATAAAAACAAGCATAAAGGATCTTCTATAACCGCCTGTAAAATCAACTTGTTACACAGCCGCCTCAAGCAGATCTCCTGTGCAGGGAGGATGGGTGTGTTGCAATAAAACCTCACTCCGTCACATTTTGTGTTGTTTTTTCAAAGGAAAAAGGAAATGTCCCCCGTCGTCGCCATCAGGAAGTGCACTTCCTACGCCCGGTATGAAGTAGAGAAAGCGGTACACCGCCTCTTTCATGATTCAGGAGGAATAGAGCAACATATCCGACCGGGCATGTCGGTCCTGATCAAACCGAACCTGCTGGCTCCCCGGAAGAGAGAAGAGGCCGTCAATACCGACCCGGCCGTGGTCCGGGCCGTGCTCAAGGAAGTCCTGCGAACCGGTGCAAAGGCGGTTATCGGTGACAGTCCCGGTCTGGGGAAAGCGGTAAAAAATGCCGACCGGTGCGGTATCGGAGCCGTAGCTGCGGAATTCGGGGTTCCGATCATTGAGTTCAGGGACTCCATCGTCGTCGGGAAGACCCGGGAAGGAGGATTTCCCCTGGAACTTGCACGGGAGGCCCTGGAGGCGGAAGTAATCATCAATCTCCCCAAGCTGAAAACCCATGCCCAGATGCTGATGACCCTCGGCGTTAAAAACCTCTTCGGTTGTGTGGTGGGAAAGCGGAAGCTGCAGTGGCACTTCAAGGCCGGCGTCAACCGGGAAGCCTTCGCCCGCATGCTTGTGGAAATCTATGCCGCCCTGAAGCCAGCGTTGACTCTGATCGACGGGATCGTCGGAATGGAAGGAAACGGCCCGGGGAGCGGCACGCCGAAACCCTTCGGGATCCTGGCCGCCTCGACCGATGCCATCGCTCTTGATACCGTCATCATGACACTCATGGGGATGAAACCTTCCCGGCTGGCTACGATCCGGGCGGCCGGGGGAATCAACGCAGGAGAGACATCGCTCAAAAAGATCGAGGTGCGCGGTGATTCCATGGAATCACTGCGGATTCCCGACCTGGAGGTCCCCCAATCCTCCGATCTTGAATGGCCCCTTCCAGGCTTTCTCCGGAAAATCCTCAAAAGCAGTTTCACCGCTTATCCGGAGCCCGACCCGAAACAGTGTAACCTTTGCCGTATCTGCCTGGAAGCCTGCCCGCAACAGGTGATCTTTGTGGAGAAGGAACAACTGGCTATCAACACCCGCCGGTGTATCCGATGCTTCTGCTGCCAGGAACTCTGCCCCCGGGGAGCCATGAAAACCCGGCAGGGATGGCTGCTAAAGCGGCTGCAGAAATAGGAAAGGCGCCCGGTTACCTTCAATGAAATTTTGTTTGACATGCAGGAATCATTCAGATTATTATGCGAAATCTATTCATCTTGTCACCCACGATACGGACACAGGAGGGAACGCAGCATGGTAACAGCCGACAAAACCATCGATTGCACCGGATTGAATTGCCCGCTCCCGGTTTTAAAGACCAAAAAGGCCATGGATGAATTAACACCCGGTCAGACCCTGGAGATGCTTTCCACCGATCCCGGTTCCAAAAATGACATTACCGCCTGGGCGAAACGGACGGGGAACGAGCTGGTCGAAACTGTGGAAGACAGCGGCGTATTCAAGTTTTATCTCAAAAAATCCTGATCCCCTTCGGACCGCCTTTGCACAGCTTTCATCGGCATTCCGGATCGTTGCGTAAAAGAGAGAGTGCATGAGTGAGCAGACAAGGCTTTTAATCATCCAGACAAGTGGCATTGAGACGCCGGAAAGGATTCCCGCTGCCTTTTTTATCGCCTCCACGGCTGCGGCAATGGACATGGATGCCACGGTCATTTTTACCGTCAACGGTGCAACCATCGTGGAGAAGCATGCAGCGGAACGGACTACGGTCAAGGAGGGTGGGGCCACGGTTCAAACCTTCCTGGACCAGGCGGTCG
The sequence above is a segment of the Deltaproteobacteria bacterium genome. Coding sequences within it:
- a CDS encoding membrane protein insertion efficiency factor YidD — protein: MKFFIPIFLISCLISLSSPAAEWGPGSFGPVSQKGETFRSSTAAASNLPERSPFAKFLVVGVRFFQKFISPVDGDRCTMDPTCSHFALQSIEKHGALLGFMMTADRIVHEYEEHRFVRARWDGKSYRFPDPVKNNDFWFPSSAAASPGRTKRSKQP
- a CDS encoding tetratricopeptide repeat protein; the encoded protein is MTKTRKRFFCILLAGFLLRLPFMPLSAYASTPGEADRLFTFAEKLADQQDYYRAITEYKRFLSYFPDDARVPLCRFGIAHAYRMGGKTDQAVRELATLEKDYAGSDTAEEAAFEIGRTYFSARRFEEAEPADEAFLRRYPNSRHHDEAQARLGWSLLYLAKYKAAARAFSSVNEKSPYGPFAAALAEELSAGVRIPRKSPVTAGVLSAVLPGAGQFYTRRPTEGISSFLLNGSFIWATVELFNRGSEVAGVLLGFFETGWYSGGIFGAVNDAHKFNRKARKDFIEELQNRYPLPAGQ
- a CDS encoding UDP-3-O-acyl-N-acetylglucosamine deacetylase, with the translated sequence MRYQRTIASPISCAGIGLHTGLKVNMKILPAPEDTGILFRRVDLDDGFEIPADAGHIVDTSLNTTLGKGQALIKTSEHLLAALAGLGIGNAVIELDVPEVPIMDGSAASYIFLLTSAGIRRQSKLQRFIKILEPIEVKDGDRFAALYPSESLEITCEIDFDHPMLKNQRYHYRANEDDFVREIARARTFGFLREVEYLQSQGFALGGSLDNAIVISDYRVLNSEGLRYPDEFVRHKILDAIGDLSLAGCPILGHVQTFKSGHATHASLVHHLLESPGKWKYVTRTDELYSAVPAAQETPVPMPTIVRATA
- a CDS encoding DUF362 domain-containing protein, translating into MSPVVAIRKCTSYARYEVEKAVHRLFHDSGGIEQHIRPGMSVLIKPNLLAPRKREEAVNTDPAVVRAVLKEVLRTGAKAVIGDSPGLGKAVKNADRCGIGAVAAEFGVPIIEFRDSIVVGKTREGGFPLELAREALEAEVIINLPKLKTHAQMLMTLGVKNLFGCVVGKRKLQWHFKAGVNREAFARMLVEIYAALKPALTLIDGIVGMEGNGPGSGTPKPFGILAASTDAIALDTVIMTLMGMKPSRLATIRAAGGINAGETSLKKIEVRGDSMESLRIPDLEVPQSSDLEWPLPGFLRKILKSSFTAYPEPDPKQCNLCRICLEACPQQVIFVEKEQLAINTRRCIRCFCCQELCPRGAMKTRQGWLLKRLQK
- a CDS encoding sulfurtransferase TusA family protein — encoded protein: MVTADKTIDCTGLNCPLPVLKTKKAMDELTPGQTLEMLSTDPGSKNDITAWAKRTGNELVETVEDSGVFKFYLKKS
- a CDS encoding sulfur reduction protein DsrE; its protein translation is MSEQTRLLIIQTSGIETPERIPAAFFIASTAAAMDMDATVIFTVNGATIVEKHAAERTTVKEGGATVQTFLDQAVAAGVKLMVCHQSLDLHDLEPDNLIDDVEEIVGAAALLDMTLDADVVLTF